The Solanum pennellii chromosome 11, SPENNV200 sequence CACACACCGACGGGGATAATCTCTTTTATTCGAGCTAGGCGGTTGGTTGCTTCTGGGTGTTTAGCGTATTTGACCCACATCAGAGATGTGAGTAGGGAGGGCCCTTCAGTTGACTCAGTTCCTGTGGTTAGAGAGTATGCAGATGTGTTCCCTACAGATCTACCTGGCTTACCCCCAGAGCATGACATTGATTTTGCTATAGATTTGGAGCCTGGCACTCATCCTATTTCTATTCcgccttatcggatggctcctgCAGAGCTCAGAGAGCTCAGTGTTCAGTTAAAGGACCTCTTAGAAAAGGGGTTCATTCGTTCGAGTGTGTcgccttggggtgctcctgttctgtttgtgaaaaagaaggatagGACTTTgaggatgtgcattgactacAGACAGCTGAACAAGGTGACGGTGAAGAACCGTTGCCCTATGCCTCGtatagatgatttgtttgatcagctTCAGGGTGCCGTCGtattttctaagattgatttgtgGTCCGGGTACCATCAGCTGAGGATTAGAGCAGCAGACATCCCTAAGACTGCATTTAGGACTCGTTATGGCCATTATGAGTTCCTtgtgatgtcttttgggttgactaattCCCCAGCCGCCTTTATGGACTTGATGACACGTGTGTTCAGGCCATATCTTGATTCatttgttatcatcttcattgatgacatattggTATACTCGCGGAGCCGGAGTGAGCATGAGCAGCATTTGAGGATAGTGCTCCAGAGTTTGAGAGATCAGCAGctttatgccaagttctcaaagtgcGAGTTTTGGCTTGCGTCTGTAGCATTCTTGGGGCAtgtggtgtccaaggagggtattaggGTAGATCCGACGAAGATTGAAGCTATTCGTGATTGGGACAGACCCACTTCTGTTACTGAGGTTCGTAGCTTTGTCGGGTTAGCGAGTTACTACAGGCGTTTTGTTGAGGGCTTTTCTACTATTGCAGCTCCTTTGACTCGGTTGACTCGCCAGGATATTCCCTTTGTGTGGTCGGAGGAGTGTGAGATGAGCTTTCTGAAGCTCAAGGAGTTGCTTACTAGCGCTCCTATATTGACTCTTCCGATTGAGGGCGAGGGTTTCACGATTTATTGTGATGCGTCTGGTGTTGGTGtgggttgtgtattgatgcagcagGGCCGGGTTATTGCGTATGCGTCGAGGCAGCTTAAGGTCCATGAGCGCAACTACCCCAcccatgacttggagttggcagCGGTAGTTTTCGCGCTTAAGAtttggaggcactacttgtatggagttcgATGTGAGATCTATactgaccacaagagtcttcagtaCATCATGACCCAGAGGGACCTTAATTCAAGGCAGCGTCGTTGGATTGAGCTCCTGAAGGATTATGATCTCTCCATTCTCTATCATCCGGGCAAGGCGAACGTGCTAGCAGACGCCTTGAGCCGAAAGGCGGTgagtatgggtagtctagccTTCTTATCTGCATGTGAAAGACCCTTGGCTTTGGACATTCAGTTTTTAGCCAATAGCATGGTTCGATTAGATATATCAGATTCTAGACGCGTCTTGGCTTATATGGGAGTTCAGTCTTCTTTGTATAATAGAATCCGTGGTTGTCAATTTGAGGATAAGGCCCTGGGGTCCCTTAGAGATCGAGTGTTAGCGGGTAATGGTGATCAGGCTACCTTAGATCCTGATGGAGTGTTGAGATGCGCTGGTCGCATTTGTGTCCCGAGAGTTGGAGATTTGATACAGTTGATACTTTCGGAGGCTCATGAGTCTAGATATTCTATCCATCCGGGTACAGCgaagatgtatcgtgatttCAAACAACATTACTGGTGGAGTGGCATGAGACGAGATATTGCTGACTTTGTTTCTCGTTGCTTGTGCTGCCAGCAGGTAAAGGCTGAGCATTTGAGGCTTGGTGGTGAATTTCAGGGATTACCCATTCCGGAGTGGAAGTGGGACCGCATTACTATTGATTTTGTGGCTGGTCTACCGAGGACTTCTAGAGGATTTGATAGTATTTGGGTCATCGTTGATCGATTGACCAAGTCAGCACATTTCCTTCCCGTTCAATCTTCATTTAGTGCCTAGAGGTTGGCTCGTATCTACATTCGGGAGGTGGTTCGACTTCATGTGGTGCCAGTTTCTATTATATCAGATCGGGGTTCTCAGTTCACGTCTAGCTTTTGGAGGACCTTTCAGGATGAGTTGGGCACCCGGGTTGACCTGAGCACAGCTTTCCACCCGCAGACTGATGGTCAGTCAGAGCGCACTATTCAGGTCCTTCAGGACATGCTACGGGCTTGTGTTTTGGAGTTTGGTGGTCAATGGGACCAGTTCTTGCCTTTGGCGGAATTTGCATATAACAACAGCTACCATtctagcattcagatggccccgtttgaggccttgtatggtaggcgTTGTCGCACTCCAGTGGGCTGGTTCGAGTCTACAGAGCCTAGGCCGCGAGGTACAGATTTGATTCAGGAGGCTTTGGAGCAGGTGAGAGTGATTCAGGATAGACTCAGGACAGCTCAGAGTAGGCACCAGAGTTATGCGAATCGGAGGCGTCGACCTTTGAGATTCTCTGTTGGTGATCGGGTATTTCTCCGTGTGTcgcccatgaagggtgtgatgagatttgggaGACGGGGTAAGCTTAGCCCCAGGTATATTGGGCCTTTTGAGATACTTCGGACAGTTGGGgaggttgcttatgagttggCCCTACCTCCAGCATTTTCAGCCATccatccagttttccatgtcTCGATGCTACGCCGATATATTCCTGATGAGTCCCATGTGCTCCAGTATGATGCAATTGAGTTGGATGATCATTTGACATTTGTAGAAGAGCCAGTTGCCATCCTAGCCAGAGATGTGAGGAAATTGCGCTCGAGAGCCATTCCTATTGTTAAGGTCCGTTGGAGGCATCGTTCAGTCGAGGAGGCTACCTGGGAGACCGAGCAGGAGATGCGAGAGCAGTATCCCGTCTTGTTTGAGCCTTCAGGTACTTCTTGAACCTTACTTTCGCGGACGAAAGTTCTTTTTAGTAGTGGATATTGTAATGACCcttattgtcatttttagtgttttatcttCTGTACATCGTTTAGAGCGTTCCTACAGCGAttctaagtcatttatgacttgctggGACTGACAGATCGGTCACCTGGTCATTCGTTTTGTTATTGTGTGAGCTTTAGTATTTTTGAagcttatgaaccttgaacgatcattttcgatcaaaagttcaagaagatgacATCAGAATCCAATTCTGACGATTCCATCAGTTCCGGAAGGGTCATTTTAGTCCAGTAGCATTGTCGACATGACTCCCAAAGTTTTCAGTGTGAGTTGGTGggattaggcgttttaactttaagtttaaaggctaagtttgactttagtcaacattctGAGTAAACGCGCTCGGATGAGAATT is a genomic window containing:
- the LOC107003905 gene encoding uncharacterized protein LOC107003905 — encoded protein: MARTRGGAFGGDAPGASFWGRRRPRGRGRAAARARDMEEEPHAAHILAAIGDMRQAPAPAVPAPALQDQPPPVHVAAPPDLEVREMPLRDQKMLGVFQRLAPPIFSGAIGEDAHEFQLTCQEQLQSLGLLESRGADFIAHQFRGPARQWWRTYRESRPVGSPPISWSEFSEAFLARFMQRSVRYRLRDQFSRLEQGSMTVSEYEARFHELSRHATMILPTEGERVRCFVRGLRYRLRVDTEHMVSAGRSFLDVVDHARSMEHIHREAQGGSDKRARYQGSYSESQTRGRDSYDRPRQRFQQGQTSRPVHAALPVSEGGQYQQSGLSTGQNSRGSDSFPSCRGRVTTGRSTSGCYDCGALDHWSRECPRRGQGAIVPAPPTSKPVSAVSSSARGGGQIQDRRESRQGTRGGARGGRLGGRPGAPGRGAQGHFYAAPTRATAEASDDVHSGTLFLCHQPATVLFDPGSTFSYVSIYFAPRLGMRSESLVEPIHVSTPIGEFLVVDQVLRSCLVTIQGYDNRADLIMLDMIDFDVILGMDWLSPYHVVLDCYAKTVTLSMPGVPPVLWQAAYSHTPTGIISFIRARRLVASGCLAYLTHIRDVSREGPSVDSVPVVREYADVFPTDLPGLPPEHDIDFAIDLEPGTHPISIPPYRMAPAELRELSVQLKDLLEKGFIRSSVSPWGAPVLFVKKKDRTLRMCIDYRQLNKVTVKNRCPMPRIDDLFDQLQGAVVFSKIDLWSGYHQLRIRAADIPKTAFRTRYGHYEFLVMSFGLTNSPAAFMDLMTRVFRPYLDSFVIIFIDDILVYSRSRSEHEQHLRIVLQSLRDQQLYAKFSKCEFWLASVAFLGHVVSKEGIRVDPTKIEAIRDWDRPTSVTEVRSFVGLASYYRRFVEGFSTIAAPLTRLTRQDIPFVWSEECEMSFLKLKELLTSAPILTLPIEGEGFTIYCDASGVGVGCVLMQQGRVIAYASRQLKVHERNYPTHDLELAAVVFALKIWRHYLYGVRCEIYTDHKSLQYIMTQRDLNSRQRRWIELLKDYDLSILYHPGKANVLADALSRKAVSMGSLAFLSACERPLALDIQFLANSMVRLDISDSRRVLAYMGVQSSLYNRIRGCQFEDKALGSLRDRVLAGNGDQATLDPDGVLRCAGRICVPRVGDLIQLILSEAHESRYSIHPGTAKMYRDFKQHYWWSG